A section of the Candidatus Cloacimonadota bacterium genome encodes:
- a CDS encoding ABC transporter ATP-binding protein/permease, with protein VRMLFGMGLIAAMDIILMTIASFSFMVSIDLRLTLLAIIPLPILSITIGYFGKKMHKRFALVQASFAAMSGKIQESVSGIRIVKAFGQEQSELGKIDEVGLEYVKQNISMAKIAGFFHPFQGFIIACSMIITLFFGGRAAIRGDITIGGFIAFFQYLGMLVWPMIAIGWIVDMYQRGTASLKRLNNIFGVQPEIDDQQANPNITKLEGRIEVKNLNFSYDKDLPLIFKDVSFCIEAGKTLAIVGATGCGKTSLIELLVRIYNPPKNSIFIDDNELYRIPLEVLRRDLVLVPQDIFLFSDTIANNIRLGNPDQPIDSVYEAARIASVHDEIMDFDHQFETMVGERGITLSGGQKQRVAISRALLTNPQVLILDDALSAVDTKTERQILERLIQARAGKTTIIIAHRISSIQHADRIIVLENKVIKERGNHNSLLRAGGIYRDLFEKQRIRARLEEEEA; from the coding sequence GGTACGAATGCTCTTTGGAATGGGCCTGATTGCGGCGATGGATATTATCTTGATGACCATAGCGAGTTTTTCTTTTATGGTTTCTATAGATCTCCGGCTTACTTTGCTGGCGATCATACCCTTGCCCATCCTTTCCATAACTATAGGGTATTTTGGTAAAAAGATGCACAAACGCTTTGCTTTGGTGCAGGCAAGCTTTGCGGCCATGAGCGGCAAGATACAAGAAAGTGTTTCCGGAATCCGGATCGTAAAAGCCTTTGGACAAGAGCAAAGCGAACTGGGAAAGATTGACGAAGTGGGACTTGAATATGTGAAACAGAATATCTCTATGGCTAAAATCGCCGGATTCTTCCATCCCTTTCAAGGCTTTATTATTGCTTGTTCGATGATAATCACCCTATTCTTTGGTGGGCGCGCCGCCATCCGTGGCGATATAACCATTGGCGGATTTATAGCGTTCTTCCAATACCTGGGCATGCTGGTTTGGCCGATGATCGCGATTGGCTGGATAGTTGACATGTATCAGCGAGGAACAGCTTCCTTAAAACGCTTAAACAATATCTTTGGTGTACAACCGGAAATTGACGATCAACAGGCGAACCCCAACATCACAAAGCTGGAGGGCAGAATAGAGGTTAAGAATCTTAATTTCAGCTACGATAAAGATCTTCCCCTCATTTTCAAGGATGTCTCATTTTGCATAGAAGCAGGCAAAACCTTGGCCATTGTTGGGGCTACTGGTTGTGGCAAAACAAGCCTTATTGAGCTTCTGGTTCGCATCTACAATCCACCCAAAAACTCGATCTTTATAGACGATAATGAACTCTACCGCATACCACTTGAAGTGTTACGCAGAGATCTGGTGTTGGTTCCGCAGGATATCTTCCTCTTTAGTGATACTATTGCCAATAACATTCGCCTGGGCAATCCTGATCAACCCATAGATTCCGTATACGAAGCCGCAAGAATCGCCAGTGTGCATGATGAAATCATGGATTTTGACCATCAATTTGAAACTATGGTAGGTGAGCGTGGCATTACTCTCTCGGGCGGACAAAAGCAACGAGTGGCAATTTCGCGAGCTCTACTTACAAATCCTCAAGTACTTATCTTGGATGATGCTCTATCGGCAGTGGATACAAAAACTGAACGACAAATCTTGGAGCGTCTAATTCAAGCCAGAGCTGGAAAAACCACAATCATTATTGCTCACCGCATTTCCTCCATTCAACATGCAGATAGAATTATTGTACTCGAAAACAAGGTTATTAAAGAACGTGGCAATCACAATTCATTATTGCGGGCAGGAGGAATTTACCGCGATCTCTTCGAGAAACAACGCATTCGGGCAAGACTGGAAGAAGAGGAGGCATAA